Proteins from one Natrinema salinisoli genomic window:
- a CDS encoding PAS domain-containing sensor histidine kinase has product MSTRSSANGEAFWEEADAGVALQRYRTLVDTLDDGIYQLDVDGNFVAVNDELVELIGYSRNELLGEHVTSVVHEDDVPPIEREIATDIETGDGIDPFHLVLRTADGNSVPCELRISTLVEGDEFQGTLGVVRDRTERTRQLRTLESAQASYESITDVLDAANIGVFVLDDEFQIEWIDETIEEYFGLDRASVIGRDKRDVLEQDIRETVADSESFSETVLATYDDNNDTERFECQVLTGEDDDRDERWLEHYSKPIESGEYAGGRVEFYSDITDKKRSEGALRVRTEAFHSLVDAVEEYAIFRLDTDGHVVSWNEGARQIKGYDRDEILGEHFSTFYTAADRSDGVPERNLEAALENGSVEDEGWRRRKDGTEFWANVTITPIRDDDGTHRGFLKVTRDMTDRWERKRELETELERILGRISDAFYAVDDEFRFTHVNDRAAELLQHTEAELLGKSLWEMFPDLVEFDEVWDAFHTALETQEPTSYELYYDTLDFWVEANLYPSETGISVYFRDVTERRERERELERTERRFEAIFEDPNILVGLLDTDGTVLDVNGTAMEYVDADLQAVIGEPFWETPWWEENADEGSDVVRDGEAATSSQSVGQPSGDDAAGIRSAVREWVDRAADGEYVDFEADLTRPDGRQYTLEGVFRPVTNDDGEVVSIVVSDRDITERKQREQALQESRNQLRTLIDLLPVAVFVAEADGRIVKWNEAAEEIWGGEIAESRSVAEYERYDGWWADTGERVEPEEWALARALRGEEVTDPDVIEIEGFDGERRTVLNHGMPVRDANGEVSRAVVTLTDITERTEYQRKLEESNERLEQFAYAASHDLQEPLRMVTSYLRLLENRYGDAFDEDGEEFLAYAVDGAERMREMIDGLLEYSRVETRGDPFEPTDLNAILEDVLENLQIQIEESDAEITTEDLPDVSGDGNQLRQVLQNLLSNALTYSGDDPPRVHVGAERRGDEWVLSVRDEGIGIDPDNYDRVFTVFDRLHSREEYDGTGIGLALCQRIVERHGGEIWVDSEPGEGSTFSFTLPAAGTR; this is encoded by the coding sequence ATGAGTACTCGATCGAGCGCAAACGGCGAGGCATTCTGGGAGGAAGCCGACGCCGGTGTCGCACTGCAGCGATATCGGACACTCGTCGACACGCTCGATGACGGGATTTACCAGCTCGATGTCGACGGCAACTTCGTCGCGGTCAACGACGAACTGGTCGAGCTGATCGGCTATTCTCGCAACGAACTCCTCGGCGAACACGTCACGTCCGTCGTTCACGAGGACGACGTTCCACCCATCGAACGCGAAATCGCGACCGACATCGAGACGGGCGACGGTATCGATCCGTTCCACCTCGTCCTCCGAACCGCCGACGGGAACAGCGTCCCCTGCGAGCTCCGCATCAGCACGCTCGTCGAGGGAGACGAGTTTCAGGGGACGCTCGGCGTCGTTCGCGACCGCACCGAGCGAACGCGGCAACTACGGACGCTCGAGTCGGCTCAGGCGTCGTACGAATCGATCACCGACGTCCTCGACGCGGCGAACATCGGCGTCTTCGTCCTCGACGACGAGTTCCAAATCGAATGGATCGACGAAACGATCGAGGAGTACTTCGGCCTCGATCGCGCGTCGGTCATCGGTCGGGACAAACGCGACGTACTCGAACAAGACATTCGAGAGACCGTTGCCGACTCCGAGTCGTTCAGCGAGACCGTTCTGGCGACGTACGATGACAACAACGACACGGAACGGTTCGAGTGTCAGGTACTCACCGGCGAGGACGACGACCGCGACGAGCGCTGGCTCGAGCATTACAGCAAGCCGATCGAGTCGGGAGAGTACGCGGGGGGACGCGTCGAGTTCTACTCCGATATCACGGACAAAAAGCGCTCTGAAGGAGCGCTACGGGTGCGCACGGAAGCGTTTCACTCGCTGGTCGACGCCGTCGAGGAGTACGCGATCTTTCGGTTAGATACGGACGGCCACGTCGTCAGTTGGAACGAAGGCGCACGGCAGATCAAAGGCTACGATCGCGACGAGATCCTCGGCGAACACTTCTCCACGTTTTACACCGCAGCGGATCGATCGGACGGCGTTCCCGAGCGAAACCTCGAGGCCGCACTCGAAAACGGCTCCGTCGAAGACGAAGGCTGGCGCCGCAGAAAGGACGGCACGGAGTTCTGGGCGAACGTAACGATCACGCCGATTCGGGACGACGACGGTACCCATCGGGGGTTTCTGAAGGTAACGCGTGACATGACGGACCGCTGGGAACGCAAACGGGAACTCGAGACCGAACTCGAGCGGATTCTGGGCAGGATCTCGGACGCGTTCTACGCGGTCGACGACGAGTTCCGGTTCACCCACGTCAACGACCGGGCGGCGGAACTCCTCCAGCACACCGAGGCGGAACTGCTCGGAAAATCGCTCTGGGAGATGTTTCCGGATCTCGTCGAGTTCGACGAGGTCTGGGACGCGTTCCACACCGCGCTGGAAACGCAGGAACCCACCAGCTACGAACTCTACTACGACACGCTCGATTTCTGGGTCGAGGCGAACCTCTATCCCTCCGAGACCGGTATCTCGGTGTACTTTCGGGACGTTACGGAACGCAGAGAGCGCGAACGGGAACTCGAGCGAACGGAACGCCGCTTCGAAGCGATCTTCGAGGACCCGAACATCCTCGTAGGGCTGCTCGATACCGACGGAACGGTGCTGGACGTCAACGGGACAGCGATGGAGTACGTCGACGCCGATCTCCAGGCAGTGATCGGCGAACCGTTCTGGGAAACGCCGTGGTGGGAGGAAAACGCCGATGAGGGGAGCGACGTCGTTCGTGACGGTGAGGCCGCGACGTCCTCTCAGAGCGTGGGGCAACCATCAGGCGACGACGCCGCCGGTATTCGGTCCGCCGTCAGAGAGTGGGTCGATCGAGCGGCGGACGGCGAGTACGTGGACTTCGAGGCGGATCTCACCCGGCCGGACGGGCGGCAGTACACGCTCGAAGGCGTCTTCAGACCCGTCACGAACGACGACGGCGAGGTGGTGTCGATCGTCGTCTCGGACCGAGACATCACGGAGCGCAAACAGCGCGAGCAGGCGCTCCAGGAGAGCAGGAATCAGCTCCGGACGCTCATCGACTTGCTTCCGGTCGCCGTGTTCGTCGCCGAAGCCGACGGCCGCATCGTCAAGTGGAACGAGGCCGCCGAGGAGATCTGGGGCGGAGAGATCGCCGAGTCGCGGTCCGTCGCCGAATACGAACGGTACGACGGCTGGTGGGCCGACACCGGTGAACGCGTCGAACCGGAGGAGTGGGCGCTCGCGCGGGCGCTTCGAGGCGAAGAGGTCACCGACCCGGACGTGATCGAGATCGAAGGCTTCGACGGCGAGCGCCGCACCGTTCTGAACCACGGGATGCCCGTTCGGGACGCGAACGGCGAGGTGAGTCGCGCGGTCGTCACCCTCACCGACATCACCGAGCGAACGGAGTATCAACGCAAACTCGAGGAATCGAACGAACGCCTCGAGCAGTTCGCCTACGCCGCGTCCCACGACCTGCAGGAGCCCCTCCGGATGGTCACGAGCTACCTCCGGCTGCTCGAGAACCGGTACGGTGACGCCTTCGACGAGGACGGCGAGGAATTCCTCGCGTACGCCGTCGACGGTGCCGAGCGGATGCGCGAGATGATCGACGGGCTGCTCGAGTACTCGCGGGTCGAGACGCGGGGCGATCCGTTCGAACCGACGGACCTGAACGCAATTCTCGAGGACGTCCTCGAGAACCTGCAGATACAGATCGAGGAGAGCGACGCCGAAATTACTACTGAGGACCTCCCCGACGTATCGGGCGACGGCAACCAGTTACGGCAGGTCCTCCAGAACCTCCTCTCGAACGCGCTCACCTACAGCGGTGACGACCCGCCGCGGGTTCACGTCGGTGCCGAACGGCGGGGCGACGAGTGGGTGCTTTCGGTTCGAGACGAGGGGATCGGGATCGACCCGGATAACTACGATCGCGTGTTCACGGTCTTCGACCGGCTACACAGCCGCGAGGAATACGACGGAACCGGGATCGGACTCGCCCTCTGCCAGCGCATCGTCGAACGTCACGGCGGCGAGATCTGGGTCGACTCCGAGCCCGGCGAGGGCTCGACGTTTTCGTTTACCCTCCCCGCGGCAGGGACTCGGTGA